Genomic window (Sporocytophaga myxococcoides):
CTAGAGCACCTTTATATGCAAACACAAGCCCATGAAATGTACCTTGCCGGAATTATGCAAAACAGGCCAAAAGACTATGACGAAGTATACAGAGAAAGACATAGAGACTTAACTGAAAAAGTGGATGGTTTTCATAAAGAAATGAGAAGTATTAAAAGTGAATTATTTGAATTTATAGAAAAGCTATAAAAGAAAAGTTGTAAATGTCTCTAATATTTTAAGTTGTATTAACAATTTGCCTGATCCTCGGTTTGGAATTCAAGCTAAACTGGGGATTTTAATTTTTAATAAATTCATCAGCTAATATATTTTTGTTAAACTATTTGGAACAAAAATTCCAGTAGCATATATTTGTAATGCGATCACCTACCGTGTGTAGTTGATTTATAAAGAAGAAGGGAGAGAATAGGCTCTGAGAACTTCTAGCAACCTGCCACCAAAAATGTAAGGTGCTAAATCCTAGTTCCGATTATTCGGAACAAATATAAATTGACACTTATGAATACAGCCCAATTTAAAGATTTAAAAGAAAAAGTGACTAAGGGACAAGGTTCTTCAGTAAACTTTCGTTTTGCCATTACGTTAAATGCATATAACAACAATAATTGCTGTTGTTGTTGTTTGCTTTAGTAGTTGGCTTTGGCTAATTTCCTGTAGTAACAGGTTTAAATCAATCCTTTAACAATTTAACCCTTAATGCCATGACAAAAACTATTTCTATCACTTTTAAGACGTTGGCACTCACAGCTGGAATTTCTAATTCTCAAAATAACGAAGTTTGCAACCCTGTTTACTCAGTTAATCTATATCATTTTAACGAAACTCCAGGATTGACTTACGAAACATATCTGACTATTTCAGAAATGGTTAATTATAAATGCGACCAGGCGGTGGCTGGTCAATCCCCGCTAAAACAATGTACCTGGAATCTGAATTAATTCCCGGTTTTTAGATAAATTTGGGGCTGCTTCATAATAAAATACTGAAGCAGCCCTTCGTTTTTAATTCAGTTTGACCACAATGAAAATTAAAGTATCGAGTTCTGTTAAAAATACTCCTAACATTAACCTTTCAAGAAAATTCAGAATTGCCAAATATGTCATGTATCGGGAAACCATGTTGCATAAGAGTGACCTCTTATGGACTTTCCTTGGGTCGTTTTGTGGTATCGGACTTATTGGCCTTATTAATAGCCAGATTTTTGAAGTTCAGGACCATATCTTTTTGATTGGATCTTTTGGTGCTTCAGCAGTATTATTATATGGTGTTTCAAACAGCCCATTATCTCAACCAAGAAACTTGTTTGGAGGGCACATCCTTTCAGCTATTGTAGGGGTAACGACGGCTCAATTGTTGCCGGACACATTATGGTTTGCATCTACCCTGGCTGTTTCATTAAGCATCATGGTGATGCAAATGACCAAAACTCTACATCCTCCAGGAGGAGCTACAGCCCTTATTGCCAATATTGGCTCTGCTAAAATAAAAGAACTTGGATACTGGTATGTAGTCTCCCCTGTCGCAAGCGGAGTAATTATCTTATTTTTAATAGCGATGGTATTTAATAATCTCTCAGGAAGAAAATACCCATTGAATAAAGGTAGAAAGCGAAGAGTTAAAAGCCAAAAGCTGAAAGTTGAAAGTCAGAAGCAAGAAGTAGAAAGGCTAAAGTTAAAGGTAGATATCCCTGAAGAAAAGTTTGAGACAGTTTAAGGGCGGAAAGCGGAAGGCAGAAAGCTTAAAGTTAAAAGTAGAAAGAGGCGAATGCCTCTTTTTTTATTAATACTTTCAGCTTTATGCTAAGAAACAAAGCCCCCATCTATAGTAAGTACGGATCCGCTTATGTATGAACTCTCCTCCGATGCCAAAAAGATATAAGCATTAGATACATCTTCGGGTTTACCAAGTCTTCCTACAGGAATTTTATCCTTAATACTTTTAACGATTTTCTCTGGCACATTTTTTAAAGATTCGGTTTCTATAAAACCAGGCGTCACTGCATTTACAGTAATACCATGTCTACTTAATTCTCTCGCCCATACTTTGGTTATACCTACCAATCCTGATTTGGCTGCAGCATAATTGGCCTGTCCGAAATTACTATATATTCCCACTAAAGATGAAGTGTTGATAATCCGGCCAAATTGCTTTTGAACCATATATGGGGCAATAGCTTTAGTACAGTTAAATACACCTGTAAGGTTCAGATCTATTACCTGTTGCCATTGTTCCTTACTCATATTCAGAGATGCAGCATCTCTGGTAATACCAGCATTGTTGATAAGAATATCAATTTGTCCTCTTGATGCAAAAACACTTCTTGCGGCCTCCTCTACCTGAGCAAAACGGGTTGTGTCCACTTCCATAAATGTCACATCTTCCATTCCGTTTTCTTTTATTTCTTTAAGGGTTTCTTTACCCTTTTCAATGTCAATGTCCCAAATAATAACAGATGAACCTTCCGAAGAAAACCTCTCTACAGTCTTTTTCCCAATCCCCTGAGCTCCTCCGGTAATAATACTGACTTTTCCTTCTAGCTTCTTCACACACCGAAAAATTTATAATAAGAATATGATGCTTAAGTACAGAAAAATTAAGGGAAATAGAAAGAGGAAAATAATTTAGTTATTAACAGCTTCAGGACAATAATAAGCCTAATCCAAACAAGATTACAAAAACTAAAGTAGAAAGTGCCATGAGCTTTAACTGAGGATCAATTTTTTCTGAGTCATTTTCTCTGGTTACTTTTATACCTGTAATGAATATCAAAGGGAAACTCAATAGGAACAACCACTTTCCTATTGAATGATTTTCATTTAAAACTATATAAGTAACTGCGGAGCCAAAGCCTCCGATAAGAAGAATCCAGTGATAAATCTTTGCTTTACCTTTGCCCAACCTGACCGGGATAGAATATTTACCCGCAAGCCTATCAGATTCAATATCGCGAATGTTATTTATGTTTAATACGGCTGCAGAGAAAAAACCACAAGCAAAAGCTGGCAATAATATT
Coding sequences:
- a CDS encoding HPP family protein encodes the protein MKIKVSSSVKNTPNINLSRKFRIAKYVMYRETMLHKSDLLWTFLGSFCGIGLIGLINSQIFEVQDHIFLIGSFGASAVLLYGVSNSPLSQPRNLFGGHILSAIVGVTTAQLLPDTLWFASTLAVSLSIMVMQMTKTLHPPGGATALIANIGSAKIKELGYWYVVSPVASGVIILFLIAMVFNNLSGRKYPLNKGRKRRVKSQKLKVESQKQEVERLKLKVDIPEEKFETV
- the fabG gene encoding 3-oxoacyl-ACP reductase FabG encodes the protein MKKLEGKVSIITGGAQGIGKKTVERFSSEGSSVIIWDIDIEKGKETLKEIKENGMEDVTFMEVDTTRFAQVEEAARSVFASRGQIDILINNAGITRDAASLNMSKEQWQQVIDLNLTGVFNCTKAIAPYMVQKQFGRIINTSSLVGIYSNFGQANYAAAKSGLVGITKVWARELSRHGITVNAVTPGFIETESLKNVPEKIVKSIKDKIPVGRLGKPEDVSNAYIFLASEESSYISGSVLTIDGGFVS